A window from Mercenaria mercenaria strain notata unplaced genomic scaffold, MADL_Memer_1 contig_598, whole genome shotgun sequence encodes these proteins:
- the LOC128554656 gene encoding uncharacterized protein LOC128554656, giving the protein MGSGKGALRIDVFHPMTSRRDYPCVLCNKRTKPPERRFINGPGYKGLRRYLLKFYFIQVNENGVTCNKCRAMYYRDTQNKVPKRQVNIEPSNDAMKSPKHIALPIPSVGGSHSTCFVCKRRGPKLLVVPLSARNELFIESNILIPAGSRCCPVHISDASFTNNALTSIFAREMQTKTAFNRTDIMNLLQILRNDAKTKADKRIDFDGSNMCAGDYKNLLGIDKDQFEKKSHISREEVINNHTRPLAQTLFGNVGNSTAILVIDGTYIYIQKSTQASFQRRSYSMHKHRPLIKPVVFVSTTGYVISVLGPYLSDYKNNDANILKHTFENNIEQIRSWFEEEDVIIVDRGFRDSVELLEDVYGLKCHMPTFLNKGQKQMTTEDGNASRLVTKVRWVVESFNGRLKQWKYLDRVIPNTQIPFVGDYVKLIAAISNRFLPPLSVAKDADKDIEMAAKMLYLSKQRNELQEKVEREGLDRKNTVWKVIGDNDGEIDVKDFPRLSEEEIRGLTVGVYQLNMAKIYAQEHFDTHCGFELFANNDDQYFLRAKLQSRHTSSKIYKVYIKYNEASVCAWYCTCRPGARVVGMCSHCTTVIWYLGYARYQDKQWQASKNWFDFIQDADRKLDDVDSSDDDTVSSPDITEGE; this is encoded by the exons GATGACATCAAGAAGAGACTATCCTTGTGTCTTATGCAACAAACGAACCAAACCGCCTGAGCGCAGATTTATAAATGGACCAGGTTATAAAGGTCTTAGGCGGTATCTCCTCAAGTTTTACTTTATCCAAGTGAATGAAAATGGTGTTACGTGTAACAAATGTAGGGCCATGTACTACAGGGACACTCAAAACAAAGTTCCAAAAAGACAAGTCAATATTGAACCCTCCAATGATGCCATGAAATCTCCGAAGCACATAGCATTACCAATACCATCAGTTGGTGGCAGTCATTCAACCTGTTTCGTGTGCAAGCGTAGAGGACCAAAGTTACTTGTTGTACCACTGTCTGCCCGGAATGAACTGTTCATTGAGAGTAACATTTTAATACCAGCTGGATCAAGATGTTGTCCTGTTCACATAAGTGATGCATCATTTACAAATAATGCATTAACTAGCATTTTTGCACGAGAGAtgcaaacaaaaactgcattCAACAGAACTGATATAATGAATCTCCTGCAAATACTGAGGAATGATGCCAAAACCAAAGCTGACAAAAGAATTGATTTCGATGGATCTAACATGTGTGCTGGGGACTACAAGAATCTACTAGGCATTGATAAAgaccaatttgaaaaaaaatct CACATTTCTAGAGAAGAAGTGATAAATAATCATACCCGTCCTCTAGCGCAAACCCTCTTTGGTAATGTTGGAAACAGCACAGCAATTCTGGTAATTGATGGCACATATATCTATATTCAGAAAAGTACTCAGGCATCATTTCAGCGAAGATCATATAGTATGCATAAACATCGTCCTCTAATTAAACCAGTGGTATTTGTGTCTACAACTGGGTACGTAATTTCAGTTCTTGGACCGTATTTGAGTGACTACAAAAATAATGATGCAAATATTCTAAAACATACATTTGAAAACAACATAGAGCAAATTCGATCGTGGTTCGAGGAAGAAGATGTTATTATTGTAGATCGTGGTTTCAGGGACTCGGTAGAATTACTTGAGGATGTGTATGGACTGAAATGTCATATGCCAACGTTCCTAAATAAAGGCCAAAAACAAATGACAACAGAGGATGGAAATGCGTCAAGATTAGTGACGAAAGTACGCTGGGTGGTTGAATCCTTTAATGGGAGATTGAAACAGTGGAAATACTTAGACAGAGTTATTCCCAACACACAGATTCCTTTTGTTGGAGATTATGTTAAGCTGATAGCAGCTATAAGCAACAGGTTTCTTCCTCCACTGAGTGTAGCTAAGGATGCAGACAAGGATATTGAAATGGCCGCAAAAATGTTATATCTGTCTAAACAGAGAAATGAATTACAGGAGAAAGTGGAAAGAGAAGGTCTTGACAGGAAAAATACAGTTTGGAAAGTAATAGGTGATAATGACGGTGAAATTGACGTAAAGGACTTCCCAAGGTTGTCAGAAGAAGAAATAAGGGGTTTAACGGTTGGTGTGTACCAACTCAACATGGCTAAGATATATGCGCAGGAACACTTTGATACACATTGTGGATTTGAGCTTTTTGCGAATAATGACGACCAATACTTTTTGAGAGCTAAATTACAAAGCAGACACACATCATCAAAGATTTACAAAGTTTACATCAAATATAACGAGGCAAGCGTTTGTGCATGGTACTGTACATGCAGACCTGGAGCAAGAGTTGTCGGAATGTGCTCACACTGTACTACCGTAATCTGGTACCTCGGGTATGCCAGATATCAGGACAAACAGTGGCAAGCAAGTAAAAATTGGTTTGACTTCATACAAGATGCTGATAGAAAACTGGATGACGTTGACTCAAGTGATGATGACACTGTATCAAGCCCTGATATTACTGAAGGGGAATAG